A stretch of DNA from Anaerobacillus isosaccharinicus:
CATTCTTTTGCAACTCCCTGGAGCCGTACCGCTTTTGTAAATGAAATTGTTAATAATAAATTTGCTCATTACCTTGTTCTTGAGCATAAAGAAGAGATTATCGGGTATTGTGGGCTTTGGGTCATAGTAGATGAAGCTCATATTACGAATATTGCACTTCATCCTACTTACCGAGGTTTAAAGTTAGGGGAACAATTGTTAATCCATGCAATAGAGGTAGCCCGTACATTAGGAGCGGTAAAAATGACATTAGAAGTTCGAGTTTCTAACCATATTGCTCAAAGTCTTTATAGGAAATTAGGATTTGAACCAGGAGGCATTAGGAAGAATTATTATACAGATAACCAAGAGGATGCTCTTGTCATGTGGGTGGGTTTATAAATGGAAGATAAATTAATTTTAGCCATAGAAACTAGTTGTGATGAAACGGCTGCTGCAGTTATTAAAAATGGAAATGAGATCGTATCAAATATTGTTGCCTCACAAATTGAGAGCCATAAACGTTTTGGTGGGGTTGTTCCAGAAATTGCATCAAGACATCATGTGGAACAAGTAACATTAATTATCGAAGAAGCAATGAATGAAGCTAATATTACTTTTAGTGATTTAGCAGCAATTGCAGTTACCGCAGGTCCTGG
This window harbors:
- the rimI gene encoding ribosomal protein S18-alanine N-acetyltransferase, with product MEEIYKIRYMVQEDIDDVLIVENHSFATPWSRTAFVNEIVNNKFAHYLVLEHKEEIIGYCGLWVIVDEAHITNIALHPTYRGLKLGEQLLIHAIEVARTLGAVKMTLEVRVSNHIAQSLYRKLGFEPGGIRKNYYTDNQEDALVMWVGL